In Vibrio crassostreae, one DNA window encodes the following:
- a CDS encoding conjugal transfer protein TraH: protein MKRLLFHHLSTISVHKRVIPLFLISLTSASHADTNHSLARFFDNSGYNANVSNPTAYQGQSANYYTGGSLFVRNQIVEAQLVSVTVPSISTGCSGIDMFMGGFSHISSDQLVKLGKAIIHNAPPFIVNLALQTWAPQLKQNLDNLQARLDKYLNQSVNSCEAAQASIGGLAAFAAPATKKHVCATLGTQNNAFSDWVQGQHECGAGGKAAGQLKNAKKDPALKDMTQTHHNVVWSAIMNNAFLASDKNLAQFMMSLSGTYVYDKNGNPRYYPSLLTDNNNLVNVLLEGGQADVYQCRKTAPEACIALTKRNDLSITQANGIQNQIRTQLDSILLTIATDQNLTEKQKGFLELTQTPVLKFFIDDLSANQSPDTGNYSRMIAVELLNQYLVSMLNVASQSLANTNNSQDDITLITRDVDNAKRFTAGLADKAIESLNTRNQLIDSQRKTAQQSTKEISTTTKPAQAYGN from the coding sequence ATGAAACGTTTACTTTTCCACCACTTATCCACCATTTCGGTGCATAAGCGAGTTATTCCTCTATTTCTCATCAGCTTAACAAGCGCTAGCCACGCTGATACCAATCACTCACTGGCCCGCTTTTTTGATAACTCAGGGTATAACGCCAACGTCTCAAACCCGACGGCTTACCAAGGGCAATCGGCCAACTATTACACCGGGGGCAGTTTGTTTGTGCGTAATCAAATCGTCGAGGCACAGTTGGTCAGCGTCACCGTCCCCTCAATCAGTACGGGATGCTCTGGCATTGATATGTTTATGGGAGGATTTTCACACATCAGCTCAGACCAACTGGTGAAACTGGGCAAAGCGATTATTCATAATGCTCCTCCTTTTATTGTCAATTTAGCCCTGCAAACCTGGGCGCCGCAGCTCAAACAAAACCTGGATAATCTCCAAGCCAGGCTCGACAAATATCTCAATCAATCGGTGAACTCTTGTGAAGCCGCGCAAGCGTCCATCGGTGGACTGGCCGCCTTTGCCGCTCCTGCTACCAAAAAGCATGTCTGCGCGACGCTTGGTACACAAAACAACGCCTTCTCAGATTGGGTGCAAGGTCAACATGAATGTGGCGCAGGGGGCAAAGCTGCGGGTCAGCTAAAAAACGCCAAAAAGGACCCAGCCTTGAAAGACATGACCCAAACCCATCACAACGTAGTTTGGTCCGCGATCATGAATAACGCTTTTTTGGCCTCTGACAAAAACCTCGCGCAATTTATGATGAGCTTGTCAGGCACTTACGTGTACGACAAAAACGGCAACCCGCGTTACTACCCGAGTCTTTTGACCGACAACAACAATCTGGTCAATGTCTTGCTTGAAGGGGGCCAGGCGGACGTTTATCAGTGTCGCAAAACCGCCCCTGAGGCGTGCATTGCCCTCACCAAGCGCAATGATCTCTCCATCACTCAAGCCAACGGGATTCAAAACCAGATACGCACACAACTGGACTCGATACTGCTAACGATAGCGACGGACCAAAACCTCACGGAGAAACAAAAAGGGTTTCTGGAGCTGACTCAAACCCCGGTACTCAAGTTCTTTATTGACGACTTATCCGCCAATCAATCGCCCGATACTGGCAACTACTCACGAATGATAGCGGTGGAGCTGCTTAACCAGTACCTCGTGAGCATGTTGAATGTGGCCAGCCAATCCTTGGCCAACACCAACAACAGCCAGGATGACATCACCCTCATCACGCGTGATGTCGATAACGCCAAACGCTTTACTGCGGGGCTGGCCGACAAAGCCATTGAATCACTCAACACCCGTAATCAACTGATTGACTCGCAAAGAAAAACCGCGCAGCAAAGCACCAAAGAAATCAGCACGACCACCAAACCTGCGCAAGCTTATGGGAACTGA
- the trbB gene encoding type-F conjugative transfer system pilin assembly thiol-disulfide isomerase TrbB, which produces MPFLRTLMLAFLLHAASAHAAMQNQYALVFFFESTCPYCHKTAPKITRLGEQFQLPVYAFSVDGPGISGFEVPIPVTPEIGKTFFPDQRKTVMPATFLMNVNSRKFSRLSIGDVPESTLAQSIQQALSDPRVQEALQ; this is translated from the coding sequence ATGCCATTTCTTCGTACCCTTATGCTGGCTTTTTTGCTTCATGCCGCCAGCGCCCACGCGGCCATGCAAAACCAATATGCCCTGGTGTTCTTTTTTGAAAGCACCTGCCCGTACTGCCATAAGACCGCGCCTAAAATCACTCGCCTTGGTGAGCAATTTCAATTGCCGGTTTACGCCTTCTCGGTCGATGGACCGGGTATTTCAGGGTTTGAGGTCCCTATTCCTGTCACACCAGAGATAGGCAAAACCTTTTTCCCAGATCAGAGGAAAACAGTCATGCCTGCGACCTTCTTAATGAACGTGAACAGCCGTAAGTTCTCACGTTTGAGCATTGGAGACGTACCAGAAAGCACGCTGGCTCAAAGCATCCAACAAGCCTTAAGCGATCCGCGAGTGCAGGAGGCGCTGCAATGA
- the traF gene encoding type-F conjugative transfer system pilin assembly protein TraF, translating to MMMKKTWLYVITLMLLAHLHPALAQEPPPGWRWYNEPKVRPDKPKPKPLPSNTQTTVSSAKTLSATEQMAWFHSVHIEAQNDAVLHPKDKDKLAKFLALNHFITDQTDQLGMTFKALLLERPEFSYTKDHPTEQAARQVYLALEDKKKTEAVEKMKQDGWGFFFVYEGKDTLSQQLAPSIQAFADQYHFELLGISNDDTFITNLKANRHNQGKVSVPFTPALILVQPSTGEMKPLAYGWISQNDLIGRFYNVATDFEQSDF from the coding sequence ATGATGATGAAAAAAACATGGCTTTACGTCATTACCCTAATGCTGCTTGCTCACCTCCATCCCGCTCTTGCTCAGGAACCTCCTCCAGGGTGGCGATGGTACAACGAACCAAAAGTAAGGCCCGACAAACCCAAACCTAAGCCGCTACCAAGCAACACGCAAACCACCGTCTCAAGTGCTAAAACGTTATCGGCGACCGAACAAATGGCTTGGTTTCACTCTGTGCATATCGAAGCGCAAAACGATGCCGTCCTTCATCCCAAAGATAAAGACAAGCTCGCGAAGTTTTTAGCGTTGAATCATTTTATCACGGACCAAACCGACCAATTAGGCATGACCTTCAAAGCCCTGCTGCTCGAAAGACCGGAGTTTTCTTACACCAAAGACCATCCGACCGAGCAAGCGGCAAGACAGGTGTATTTAGCACTAGAGGATAAGAAGAAAACCGAAGCGGTTGAAAAGATGAAGCAAGACGGATGGGGCTTTTTCTTTGTTTATGAGGGAAAAGATACGCTCAGCCAGCAACTCGCCCCATCCATTCAAGCGTTTGCTGACCAATACCATTTTGAATTATTGGGCATCAGTAATGATGACACCTTCATCACTAACCTCAAAGCAAACCGCCACAACCAAGGCAAAGTCTCGGTGCCTTTTACGCCCGCCTTAATTTTGGTGCAGCCAAGCACTGGAGAGATGAAGCCACTGGCGTACGGCTGGATAAGCCAAAATGATTTAATTGGGCGCTTTTACAACGTCGCCACCGACTTTGAGCAATCGGATTTTTAA
- the traN gene encoding type-F conjugative transfer system mating-pair stabilization protein TraN translates to MRIDLWTALTLSLLSNISLASEQHTFTESAHWAKKTANQALTPHALPLNVEDYCKDATCRKEIRSPKESTLSDSEINAQKGTEFMTNEWAQDINTHFNKGRPDVKSDPAMRFALLGQENAFEITHGLSNAYVDCDSGSQCLIEHIPKQCHRPTNNNVPCTKVPVATVVTGHVTYRCPTGWTKQGDNCQRPLSQCRHDNHNYVRQTGGTRVFSGSDTTYFWDGKVVSPNQGYTLGDLKQADHITWKGSESWYKRYQICRPTTQTKKATLSCSNGFTLSGGNCIKNTMTWRTQCSLMNSCNVTHQQCIEGRATRTINGIPTTLDCWKYRVNHQCDRPDTCAALPKDCTTQTQHCRLKQNGVCIEQEVTKSCAEKTCRATDLQCGEHSFCLDGECYVEAPKLNSHFDKSVAALAGLAEAVKDIGDPPKIFTGKPMKCNKKLAGFNDCCKDSGWGQGLGAKCSEAEEALGKAKEKGLTLYVGQYCAKKVLGVCTRKKRSYCVYDNKLAKIIQEQGSIQQLGKRLGSAKNPTCAAITPEELGQINFEHIDFKEFYPEMRANTKLPNFDEIKQRLQSATGG, encoded by the coding sequence ATGCGCATTGACCTTTGGACTGCGCTCACGCTCAGTCTTTTATCCAATATCTCGCTTGCCAGCGAACAACACACCTTTACCGAGAGCGCTCATTGGGCGAAAAAAACGGCAAACCAAGCTCTCACGCCTCATGCCCTTCCGCTCAATGTCGAGGACTATTGCAAAGACGCCACGTGTCGAAAAGAGATCCGCAGTCCAAAAGAATCCACACTGTCAGACAGTGAGATCAATGCACAAAAAGGGACAGAATTTATGACCAATGAATGGGCTCAAGACATCAACACCCATTTCAATAAAGGGCGCCCCGATGTTAAAAGCGATCCGGCGATGCGCTTCGCCTTACTTGGCCAAGAGAATGCTTTTGAAATCACTCACGGCCTCTCAAATGCCTATGTGGATTGTGATAGCGGCTCCCAGTGCCTTATCGAACACATTCCTAAACAGTGTCATCGTCCAACGAATAACAATGTGCCTTGTACAAAAGTCCCCGTTGCCACCGTGGTTACTGGCCATGTCACCTACCGCTGCCCTACGGGCTGGACAAAGCAAGGGGATAATTGCCAACGCCCTCTCTCACAATGCCGACACGATAATCACAATTACGTGAGGCAAACGGGGGGAACAAGAGTGTTTTCAGGGTCAGATACCACGTATTTCTGGGATGGGAAGGTTGTCTCTCCCAACCAAGGCTACACGCTTGGCGATTTAAAACAGGCCGACCACATTACCTGGAAAGGTAGCGAATCCTGGTATAAACGCTACCAGATTTGTCGACCCACCACACAAACGAAAAAAGCCACGCTAAGCTGCTCAAACGGGTTCACCTTATCCGGCGGGAACTGCATCAAGAACACCATGACCTGGCGAACACAATGCAGCCTGATGAACTCGTGCAATGTCACTCATCAGCAATGCATTGAAGGTCGAGCCACCCGCACCATTAATGGTATTCCGACCACGCTCGATTGCTGGAAATATCGGGTCAACCATCAGTGTGACCGACCGGATACCTGCGCAGCTCTTCCGAAAGACTGTACGACTCAAACTCAACATTGCCGCCTTAAGCAAAATGGGGTGTGCATTGAGCAAGAGGTCACAAAGAGCTGTGCTGAGAAGACATGCCGAGCCACTGACCTGCAATGTGGTGAGCACTCCTTCTGTCTTGACGGAGAGTGCTACGTGGAGGCGCCCAAACTGAACAGCCATTTTGATAAGTCCGTTGCGGCCTTAGCAGGGCTTGCCGAAGCCGTGAAAGACATCGGAGACCCACCCAAAATATTCACGGGTAAACCGATGAAGTGCAATAAGAAACTCGCGGGCTTTAACGATTGTTGCAAAGACTCAGGATGGGGGCAAGGATTGGGAGCAAAATGCAGCGAAGCGGAAGAAGCGCTGGGGAAAGCCAAGGAGAAAGGCTTAACCCTGTACGTGGGGCAATACTGCGCCAAGAAAGTGCTGGGTGTCTGCACACGTAAAAAGCGCAGTTACTGCGTTTACGACAACAAGCTGGCCAAAATCATTCAAGAGCAAGGCTCTATTCAGCAACTGGGTAAAAGGTTGGGCAGTGCAAAAAATCCCACCTGCGCCGCCATTACGCCCGAAGAACTGGGTCAAATCAACTTTGAACACATTGATTTTAAAGAGTTCTACCCGGAAATGCGAGCCAACACCAAGCTCCCCAACTTTGATGAAATCAAGCAACGACTTCAAAGTGCCACGGGCGGATAA
- the trbC gene encoding type-F conjugative transfer system pilin assembly protein TrbC, with translation MTMPSFESTFRHSLVFLCFFIALPTQSYTEQELKAFAKLEQKMTQQPEAAKAGATDDIQNKAQAYREEALTLSRNVQDLVKEETLSPLLERQKPTRHPDQAPKGVMVFVSLTMPKTALKQLLMQSEHLGVPLVIRGVLPEGFPATVKRIEALIRSPNKAPIQSGFSISPDWFKQFDIHHVPAFVSVKQNRCLPKQPCKASDYDILYGNISLYQALDYLAAGDAQQNIHPLLRTLYSQ, from the coding sequence ATGACCATGCCATCTTTTGAGAGCACCTTTAGGCACTCTCTTGTTTTTCTGTGTTTTTTTATTGCGTTACCCACCCAGTCTTACACGGAGCAAGAGCTCAAAGCTTTTGCCAAGCTTGAGCAAAAAATGACTCAACAACCGGAGGCGGCGAAGGCGGGGGCCACTGACGACATACAAAATAAAGCCCAGGCTTATCGAGAAGAAGCGCTGACGCTCAGCCGCAACGTTCAAGACTTGGTCAAAGAAGAGACTCTTTCCCCCTTACTGGAAAGACAAAAGCCCACGCGCCACCCTGATCAAGCCCCCAAAGGGGTAATGGTGTTTGTGTCACTCACCATGCCCAAGACCGCGCTAAAACAGCTTCTGATGCAAAGTGAACACTTAGGCGTGCCACTGGTGATACGCGGTGTCTTACCCGAAGGTTTTCCGGCCACGGTCAAGCGGATCGAGGCCTTGATACGCTCACCCAATAAGGCGCCCATTCAAAGCGGCTTTTCCATCAGCCCCGATTGGTTTAAGCAATTTGATATTCACCACGTACCGGCCTTTGTTTCGGTCAAACAAAACCGCTGCTTGCCTAAGCAGCCTTGCAAAGCCAGTGACTACGACATCCTTTACGGCAACATTTCACTTTACCAAGCTCTGGATTACCTCGCTGCCGGGGATGCGCAGCAAAACATTCACCCGCTGCTGCGCACGCTCTATTCCCAATAA
- the traU gene encoding conjugal transfer pilus assembly protein TraU: MTQRHLRLLLCCLLVFIAPSTLAASAACKSRFINPITDICWDCLFPMTIGSSTVMPSKYPDTNNPTMPISYCPKPPPIFVQIGINIGYWEPYALTDITRVPYCMVNMGVQMSGANTQRIGGRVTARDSDSSDGGFYHAHWYKYPIIYWLQLMQSTACMATDVFDVAYMTEIDPLWDDDELSLILNPEALLFGNLVAQLACVPEAMLTSTNAALPIDALFWCLGSQGSAYPLTGTTNYRDTPIQAATLLMQKLNYKLHRQGIIWETRGEDGAICYQYPDPILPKSRYRYQMSGPIPDAAWCHPYTTTTTLWEAGHDNPVTGDNFGFVQWRKRNCVFL; the protein is encoded by the coding sequence ATGACTCAACGACACTTGCGTTTACTGTTGTGCTGCCTATTGGTTTTTATTGCCCCATCAACCCTAGCAGCCAGTGCGGCGTGTAAAAGCCGTTTTATTAACCCCATTACCGATATTTGTTGGGATTGTTTGTTCCCGATGACCATAGGCTCATCCACGGTCATGCCGTCCAAATATCCAGACACCAATAACCCCACAATGCCTATCTCTTATTGCCCGAAACCGCCGCCTATCTTTGTGCAAATCGGCATCAACATTGGCTATTGGGAGCCTTATGCCTTAACCGATATCACGCGCGTCCCTTATTGTATGGTGAACATGGGCGTGCAAATGTCAGGCGCCAACACTCAGCGTATCGGTGGTCGCGTGACCGCTCGTGACAGTGACAGCAGTGACGGAGGTTTTTATCACGCCCATTGGTATAAGTACCCCATCATTTATTGGCTGCAACTGATGCAATCCACCGCCTGCATGGCCACAGATGTGTTTGATGTTGCCTACATGACGGAAATTGACCCACTTTGGGACGACGATGAGTTATCCCTCATTCTCAATCCCGAAGCGTTACTGTTTGGTAACCTAGTGGCTCAGCTTGCGTGTGTGCCCGAAGCCATGTTGACCTCCACTAACGCAGCCTTACCTATTGATGCGTTATTTTGGTGTTTAGGCTCACAGGGCAGTGCCTATCCGCTTACTGGCACCACCAACTATCGAGACACGCCCATCCAGGCGGCGACACTCTTGATGCAAAAGCTTAACTACAAACTGCATCGACAAGGGATCATCTGGGAGACGCGCGGCGAAGATGGCGCGATTTGTTATCAATATCCCGATCCTATTTTGCCAAAATCTCGTTATCGGTATCAAATGTCGGGGCCTATTCCCGATGCCGCCTGGTGTCACCCGTACACCACCACGACCACGCTCTGGGAAGCCGGCCATGACAATCCGGTCACAGGGGATAACTTTGGTTTTGTACAATGGCGAAAGCGCAACTGTGTCTTTTTATAA
- the traW gene encoding type-F conjugative transfer system protein TraW, which produces MAKTLTPLIKPLGQALSLLPFILAAGMATFNAHGKALGQVAPVFPIGEIDMLEWIDQRLRQFEASGKLADMQNEFTERALQSIENPPPVAGLTTTTDPRTFYVDPSITLPKDIIAPTTGAVIAKAGTRVNPFDSRTWPKVDGQDVLPLFELSKVLVFFDARDAQQRRFASEYQNAKPIKWVLTGGSPNKMATLLDARMYFAQQGHLTQSLNITHVPAIAYQDGTRWRIDEVNVSGLQPLEVEQ; this is translated from the coding sequence ATGGCAAAGACATTGACGCCTTTAATCAAGCCATTGGGGCAAGCACTTAGTTTGCTGCCTTTTATCCTCGCAGCAGGCATGGCCACTTTTAACGCTCACGGGAAAGCGCTGGGGCAAGTCGCCCCGGTCTTCCCTATCGGTGAAATCGACATGCTGGAGTGGATTGACCAAAGGCTTAGGCAGTTTGAGGCCAGTGGGAAACTGGCGGACATGCAAAACGAATTCACGGAGCGCGCCCTGCAAAGCATTGAAAACCCGCCGCCGGTTGCAGGCTTAACCACCACAACCGATCCCCGCACCTTTTACGTAGATCCAAGCATCACTCTCCCTAAAGACATCATCGCCCCCACCACGGGGGCCGTGATTGCCAAAGCGGGCACCAGAGTGAACCCCTTTGATAGCCGCACTTGGCCAAAGGTAGACGGTCAAGACGTTCTGCCTCTATTTGAGCTCAGTAAGGTGTTGGTCTTTTTTGATGCCAGAGACGCGCAGCAACGAAGGTTCGCCAGCGAGTATCAAAACGCCAAGCCAATCAAGTGGGTGCTGACGGGAGGCAGCCCGAATAAAATGGCGACCTTACTTGATGCAAGAATGTATTTTGCGCAGCAAGGCCACTTAACCCAATCGCTTAACATCACTCACGTCCCGGCCATTGCCTATCAAGATGGCACGCGCTGGCGCATCGATGAAGTGAACGTATCGGGTTTGCAGCCCTTGGAAGTAGAGCAATGA
- the traC gene encoding type IV secretion system protein TraC, whose translation MFSSSRSGLSALFQEAKQAQNHLHHELPYRDYDPIEQVFDNIHSRGFGFKISLLGGANDDLIQSLSHLMGDLPAGDKWDYQVQLFGHNRVAHYLEGNQALLSQRGGICQKMANDDAIYAHYAAQHGFLHRQKNNRFDLRDYDAFFFVSTTEKDPQELLDARMTLETGLAQLGFDLLPVTPEGLLTSVGDTLNFDKSQDRPNEKSYNPLEPLNLQALSPDTEALTHRGHIATRHTNDQGEEVRTRLVHLGLSRLPGDYRLYALPEAFSSIRNVSRNITCPHRVTLSFRNEPTGKQNADNDNKIKDLTKTVNSQMAILAPMAEDELKERKALQKGLLSKEFTIASMVLTVSLMTDKAHQKKDTQAAKESFSHAGLDIIPLKMNQPQALLSTLPFMMSEGLWGDCKKAGRVRTLKSSNLVNFFPLIMDFSQLKGGVLLPTMRQQISFFNPFTCGSDNQNIALTGGSGAGKSFLVQEIAETVYAMGGKVWILDKGASYKKLTLSLGGTYMTHANIFLNPFTHLGAMQSAEFEFVDDDGRPVDPMMEALDNITALFATIASPYVPLTAFQQSVLGDAIVTAWERKGHQVLVDDVRDALIEIAGEESDRRIKDIAVQLKKFCTDGMYKDVFNKPSMLDPNVEITTLELDGFPPAVLRPVIFALMVSINQQMYLAGSRSTPKLCIIEEAWSLLSGANEQAREFINTGYRTARKFGGAFCTVTQGIEDFFSNEEAKACYNNSDIHIILRQGEGFDKYLLQNPDAFSPFEQRIIKSFAPSVEAGYSSARIKAGGHVTYHRFFASPVKRAMFSTEPKEFEYCENLYKQGQSLERAIEQTSRHFYGKDIDAFNQAIGAST comes from the coding sequence ATGTTTTCCTCCTCACGCAGTGGCTTATCCGCCTTATTTCAAGAGGCCAAGCAAGCCCAAAACCACCTTCACCATGAACTGCCGTATCGAGACTACGATCCCATTGAGCAGGTGTTCGACAATATTCACTCTCGCGGTTTTGGTTTTAAAATCAGTCTCCTTGGGGGCGCTAACGACGATTTAATTCAGTCGTTAAGCCACCTTATGGGGGATTTACCCGCAGGGGATAAATGGGATTATCAAGTGCAGCTTTTTGGTCACAACCGAGTGGCGCACTATCTCGAAGGGAACCAAGCCCTTCTCAGTCAGCGGGGCGGTATCTGTCAGAAAATGGCCAACGATGACGCCATTTACGCCCACTACGCGGCGCAACACGGGTTTCTACATAGGCAAAAAAACAATCGCTTTGATTTGCGCGACTACGACGCATTCTTTTTTGTCTCCACCACGGAAAAAGACCCACAAGAGCTGCTTGATGCGAGAATGACTCTAGAAACGGGGCTGGCGCAGCTTGGTTTTGATTTACTGCCCGTCACGCCTGAGGGACTGTTGACCAGCGTCGGTGATACCTTAAACTTTGATAAAAGCCAAGACAGACCCAATGAAAAAAGCTACAACCCATTAGAACCTTTGAACCTGCAAGCGTTATCTCCCGATACCGAAGCGTTAACCCATCGTGGTCATATCGCCACCCGTCATACCAATGACCAAGGGGAAGAGGTACGCACACGCCTTGTTCATTTAGGGCTTTCTCGATTGCCTGGTGATTATCGCTTGTACGCTTTACCAGAAGCCTTTTCTTCAATCCGTAATGTGTCGCGTAACATCACTTGCCCTCATCGCGTTACCTTGAGTTTTCGCAATGAGCCAACCGGTAAGCAAAATGCGGATAACGATAACAAGATAAAAGACTTAACCAAGACGGTGAACAGCCAAATGGCGATACTCGCGCCCATGGCTGAAGATGAACTCAAAGAGCGCAAAGCCTTGCAAAAAGGGTTGTTGTCTAAAGAGTTCACCATTGCATCTATGGTGCTCACGGTCTCGCTGATGACCGATAAAGCCCACCAGAAAAAAGACACCCAAGCGGCGAAGGAGTCATTTAGCCATGCTGGCCTTGACATCATTCCACTGAAAATGAATCAGCCACAAGCGCTGCTCTCCACGTTGCCTTTTATGATGAGTGAAGGATTATGGGGCGATTGTAAAAAAGCGGGGCGCGTTCGTACCTTAAAGAGCTCTAACCTGGTGAATTTCTTTCCGCTCATCATGGACTTTAGCCAGCTCAAAGGTGGCGTATTGCTGCCCACTATGCGCCAACAAATTTCGTTCTTTAACCCTTTCACCTGTGGCAGTGATAACCAAAACATCGCCCTGACGGGAGGCTCAGGCGCAGGGAAAAGCTTCCTAGTCCAAGAAATCGCTGAAACGGTTTACGCCATGGGCGGTAAAGTGTGGATCCTCGATAAAGGAGCCAGCTATAAAAAGCTGACCCTGAGCCTTGGGGGGACCTACATGACCCACGCCAACATCTTCTTAAACCCGTTCACGCATTTAGGCGCCATGCAAAGTGCTGAGTTTGAGTTTGTGGATGATGACGGCAGACCTGTCGATCCCATGATGGAAGCGCTCGATAATATCACGGCGTTGTTTGCCACCATCGCGTCACCCTACGTACCACTGACGGCGTTTCAACAAAGCGTCTTAGGCGATGCGATAGTGACGGCATGGGAGCGTAAAGGTCATCAAGTCTTGGTGGATGATGTCAGAGACGCCTTGATTGAGATTGCTGGAGAAGAAAGCGACCGACGCATTAAAGACATAGCGGTGCAACTGAAAAAGTTCTGCACAGATGGCATGTACAAAGACGTGTTCAACAAGCCATCCATGCTCGACCCCAATGTGGAAATCACCACGCTTGAACTCGATGGGTTCCCGCCTGCTGTGCTCAGACCCGTGATTTTTGCTCTCATGGTGTCGATTAACCAGCAGATGTACCTAGCTGGATCTCGCTCTACCCCAAAGCTGTGCATCATTGAAGAGGCCTGGAGCCTCCTCTCTGGGGCAAACGAGCAAGCGAGGGAGTTCATCAACACCGGTTATCGCACCGCCCGTAAGTTCGGCGGCGCTTTTTGTACGGTGACTCAAGGGATTGAAGACTTCTTTAGTAACGAGGAAGCCAAAGCCTGCTACAACAACTCAGACATTCACATCATTCTTCGTCAAGGGGAAGGGTTTGATAAGTATCTGCTCCAAAACCCGGATGCCTTCTCACCGTTTGAGCAGCGCATCATTAAAAGCTTCGCCCCGTCTGTTGAAGCAGGATACAGCAGCGCGCGCATCAAAGCGGGTGGCCATGTCACCTATCACCGCTTTTTCGCCTCTCCGGTGAAACGCGCCATGTTCTCAACCGAGCCTAAGGAGTTTGAGTATTGTGAAAATCTTTATAAACAAGGCCAATCACTGGAGCGCGCCATTGAGCAAACCTCCAGGCACTTTTATGGCAAAGACATTGACGCCTTTAATCAAGCCATTGGGGCAAGCACTTAG
- the traV gene encoding type IV conjugative transfer system lipoprotein TraV, with the protein MNRHSLFSLSILLGLTGCSAGFESEYSCDKVGGVSGCVTMNEVRNNLYGYTGDSGNATVSPQSRLAPPSVFTLLPRRSRDGEPERSQEEVKKLTVFPFIDKDNHYIDTMDVYFVLDDSRWSGRPARAIWKD; encoded by the coding sequence ATGAATAGGCATTCTTTGTTCTCACTATCGATCCTCTTAGGTCTAACCGGTTGCAGCGCGGGCTTTGAGAGTGAATACAGTTGCGATAAGGTCGGCGGCGTTTCAGGTTGCGTCACCATGAACGAGGTTCGAAACAACCTATACGGTTATACCGGAGACAGTGGCAACGCCACCGTCTCTCCTCAATCTCGTCTCGCCCCACCTTCTGTCTTTACCTTACTGCCAAGGCGTAGCCGAGATGGGGAGCCTGAGCGAAGCCAAGAAGAGGTTAAAAAACTCACCGTCTTCCCTTTCATAGACAAAGACAATCACTACATCGATACGATGGATGTCTACTTTGTCTTAGACGATAGCCGTTGGTCTGGGCGCCCTGCGCGCGCGATTTGGAAAGATTGA